In Effusibacillus pohliae DSM 22757, the DNA window CCCAGATCCGAATGCCCTGCGGCTTCTGCTCCCGGCAAACGATGCAGACGTTTGACTGTGGATTCTCGCTCATCCAATTCACCGCTTTCCGACTCTTTCATCTAGCATCAGTGTAGGGCAAATCTCTCGCGTTTTATACCCTATCCTATGAAAAAGCCGGTCAGCAGGTGTATCTTAAGCGAGAATCCACAGTTGAATCACAATCAAGGCAGCCAAACCCGGCACTCCCAAAAAACCGGCCAGCAGCGCCGTCACAGGATTGATCGGGATATGGAGCTGGATATACTGACCTGCCAGATTCAACAGAAACAGCCCGATCACCCCAAACAGCAGTGCCTTCCCA includes these proteins:
- a CDS encoding pro-sigmaK processing inhibitor BofA family protein, translating into MSTLQIVGWVLGGLVAVYLLSRIVREPGASVIGIGKALLFGVIGLFLLNLAGQYIQLHIPINPVTALLAGFLGVPGLAALIVIQLWILA